A region of the uncultured Bacteroides sp. genome:
ATAGCTGTAGCTTCTGATTTATCAGAAGTAGAGCGAAGCTTTCTAACAGAATTTCTCATGGTTTTACCATAGTATCTGTTGTGAAGTCTTTTTGTCTCAGCTTGTCTGATTCTCTTGATTGATGATTTGTGATTTGCCATTTTTTCGACTAATCTTTATTAATTCGTTGAATTTATATTTTTACTTTGTAGCCCGTGGGGGAGTCGAACCCCCCTTTCTAGAATGAAAATCTAACGTCCTAACCGATAGACGAACGGGCCATTGTGGTCAAACATTTCTGTTTTACAATCGTTATATTTCCTGATTGCGGTGCAAAGATAAGGGATGTTTTTGAAATAGCAAAATATTCCTGCAAAAAAGTTTTAGTGATTTTGCTCACTTTATTCCTTTTTGATGTTCTACTGATTGATTATCAATGGAATAAATGATGCATTTTTTTTTAGTTTTTTTTCTCCACGATTATATCCAAACTATAAATTTGTGGTTATACTCTTTTTTTGTAGCTTTGTTTTTCAAAACTAAAAGTAAGAGGCGGAAGTCAATTATGCTACAAAAAACCATAGGAATTGTTCTTCATTCTATAAAATGCAATGATACTTCTAACATTGTGGATATCTATAATGAGTTATCCGGGCGAGCTTCTTTTCTGGTAAAGCTTCCTCGCTCTAAGAAATCAGCTGTAAAATCTGTGCTCTTTCAGCCTCTTTCTATTATTGAACTGGAAGCTGAATTTCGTCCTACTTCAAATCTTCATCGTGTAAAGGAGGCTAAATCTTATTATCCATTCTCTTCACTACCATATAATCCTTATAAATCTGCCATTGCTCTTTTTATTGCAGAGTTTCTTTATCGTGCGGTTCGTGAAGAGGCGACAAATCCTCCTTTATTTGCTTATTTGGTTTATTCTATTCAATGGTTGGACGAACAAGAGAGAGGTTATGTCAATTTCCATTTAGTCTTTCTCATGCGGCTTTCCCGCTTCCTGGGGCTTTATCCCAATTTGGAGGATTATCATAATGGAGACTATTTTGATTTGCTGAATGCTTGTTTCATAGCAAAGAAGCCCTTTCACAATTCATTTATCAAACCCGAAGAGGCATCCAGATTGGTTCAGATCATGCGTATGAACTATGATACCATGCATCTTTTTGCGATGAGTAGGGTAGAGCGTAGCCGCTGTCTGGCTATTATAATTGAATATTACCGACTTCATTTGCCTGAGTTCCCGACATTGAAATCAATCGATATTTTAAAAGAGTTATTTGATTAGATAGAAAACCAAAAGCTCCCTTATGCGTATTCTCGATAGAGCACACATAAGGGAGCTTTTATTTTGATAAGTTGGGGTATTATGCCAGCAATTCCTTAACAAGAGTTGAGATAGCACGTCCTTCGGCTAGTCCTGCAAGTTTCTTAGATGCTACACCCATTACTTTTCCCATATCTTTGGCGCTACTAGCTCCTGTCTCTGCAATAATAGCTTTGATAGCAACTTCCAGCTCTTCCGGGCTCATTTGCTTAGGGAGATAAACTTCCATAACCTTAACCTGAGCCAATTCTACATCTGCTAGATCCTGGCGGTTTTGGCCAATAAAGATTTCAGCAGAATCTTTTCCTTGTTTTACCAACTTCTGGATGATTTTTAGTCCAGCTTCGTCAGTTAAAATATCGTTTGCCCCCGGAGCCGTTTTCGCTTCAATAAAATATTTCTTCACGTTTCTAAGTGCTTCCAGGCTCACTTTATCTTTGGCTTTCATAGCCTGTTTGATATCTTCGCTGACTCTTTCAAATAAATCCATAATATATCTTTTTTAATTAAAACTTATAATATTACTGCCATCTTCCTTATCTGGAATAGTCATAGTTTCATTTACTACAGCTTTGGCCTTGATCTTTTCTAATGTGGCTTTATCGCGCTGATAGGTAGGTGAAGTTTCTACGGCTGAGATAATTTCTTCATTATCTAAATCTTCTGGATTGAAAAGATAGATGTGACGACGTCTTCTATGTGCTTTTGCACCTCCCTTAAGAGCTTCCTCTCCATAAGCGATCACAATACGTCGACGATTTTCTTCCTCTTTTTCTTCCAGCTGTGCCAGGCGTTCTTCTTCTTCTTTTGTTCTTTTGCTAATTACATCGTCCATGCCCGGAATGTTAGTCATGCCGAAACCGGTAGCCAGAACAGTAATCTTCACTTTGTTCTCCAAGGCATCATCTACTGCAACTCCCCAGATAACTTCCACGCCTTTATCGAACTTGCTCATGAATTCATGTACTTCGTTCATCTCTTCCATCATCAGTTCTGACTGTTCACAGAAAGAAACGTTGAGTAAGACTTTCTTCGCGTTAAAGATGTCATTGTTATTCAGTAATGGAGAGTGAAGAGCATCCTCTATAGCTTTGCTTACACGATTCTCTCCTTCGCCCAAACCGGTACTCATTATGGCAACTCCACCATTTTTAAGAATTGTATTCACATCAGCAAAGTCAAGATTAACTTTACCTCGCATCGTAATAATCTCAGCAATACTTTTTGCTGCTATTGAAAGAGTATCATCAGCTTTGCCGAACGCATTCATAAAGGTAAGATCTGAATAGATCTCTCTTAAACGTTCGTTGTTGATAACAAGCAAGGCATCAACATGTTTGCTTATTTGTTCCACACCATCAAGAGCCTGGATAATTTTCTTTTCTCCTTCGAAAAGGAAAGGAATGGTTACTATACCAACGGTAAGGATATCCATCTCTTTAGCTGTTTTTGCAATGACAGGTGCAGCACCTGTTCCGGTTCCTCCACCCATACCAGCCGTAATAAAAA
Encoded here:
- the rpsT gene encoding 30S ribosomal protein S20; translated protein: MANHKSSIKRIRQAETKRLHNRYYGKTMRNSVRKLRSTSDKSEATAMYPGITKMLDKLAKTNVIHKNKASNLKSKLAVYINKLA
- the recO gene encoding DNA repair protein RecO; protein product: MLQKTIGIVLHSIKCNDTSNIVDIYNELSGRASFLVKLPRSKKSAVKSVLFQPLSIIELEAEFRPTSNLHRVKEAKSYYPFSSLPYNPYKSAIALFIAEFLYRAVREEATNPPLFAYLVYSIQWLDEQERGYVNFHLVFLMRLSRFLGLYPNLEDYHNGDYFDLLNACFIAKKPFHNSFIKPEEASRLVQIMRMNYDTMHLFAMSRVERSRCLAIIIEYYRLHLPEFPTLKSIDILKELFD
- a CDS encoding GatB/YqeY domain-containing protein; this encodes MDLFERVSEDIKQAMKAKDKVSLEALRNVKKYFIEAKTAPGANDILTDEAGLKIIQKLVKQGKDSAEIFIGQNRQDLADVELAQVKVMEVYLPKQMSPEELEVAIKAIIAETGASSAKDMGKVMGVASKKLAGLAEGRAISTLVKELLA
- the ftsZ gene encoding cell division protein FtsZ — translated: MTDEIMPFEFPTDTPSIIKVIGVGGGGGNAVNHMYKEGIHDVTFVLCNTDNQALAESPVPIKLQLGRSITEGLGAGNRPERASAAAEESIEDIKTLLSDGTKMVFITAGMGGGTGTGAAPVIAKTAKEMDILTVGIVTIPFLFEGEKKIIQALDGVEQISKHVDALLVINNERLREIYSDLTFMNAFGKADDTLSIAAKSIAEIITMRGKVNLDFADVNTILKNGGVAIMSTGLGEGENRVSKAIEDALHSPLLNNNDIFNAKKVLLNVSFCEQSELMMEEMNEVHEFMSKFDKGVEVIWGVAVDDALENKVKITVLATGFGMTNIPGMDDVISKRTKEEEERLAQLEEKEEENRRRIVIAYGEEALKGGAKAHRRRRHIYLFNPEDLDNEEIISAVETSPTYQRDKATLEKIKAKAVVNETMTIPDKEDGSNIISFN